Proteins encoded in a region of the Macrobrachium nipponense isolate FS-2020 chromosome 39, ASM1510439v2, whole genome shotgun sequence genome:
- the LOC135210466 gene encoding uncharacterized protein LOC135210466, which produces MRLKREEARHPHSSDVSVTSTREFYSLLEADREISLSDINETEIGTSSSLQKSLKRILGADIFSRSRTITITVPALRGSRTITITVPALRGSRTITITVPALRGVRTITITVPALRGVCTITITVPALRGSRTITITVPTLRASRTINITVPALRGSRTITITVPALRGSRTITITVPALRGSRTITITVPALRGSRTITITVQQIKRVPCYYITVPAIRGSRTITITVPALGGSRTITITVPALGGSRTITITVPALRGSRTITITVPALRGSRTITITVPALRGSRTITITVPALRGVRTITITVPALRGSRTITITVPALRGVRTITIPSTE; this is translated from the exons AGGCTCGGCATCCTCATTCTAGTGATGTCTCTGTGACGAGTACCAGGGAGTTTTATTCCCTTTTGGAAGCTGACCGGGAAATATCTCTAAGCGATATAAATGAAACTGAGATTGGCACAAGCTCAAGCCTTCAGAAGAGCCTTAAAAGGATACTAGGTGCTGATATATTTAGCC GGTCCCGGACTATTACCATTACTGTCCCAGCATTAAGAGGGTCCCGGACTATTACCATTACTGTCCCAGCATTAAGAGGGTCCCGGACTATTACCATTACTGTCCCAGCATTAAGAGGGGTCCGCACTATTACCATTACTGTCCCAGCATTAAGAGGGGTCTGCACTATTACCATTACTGTCCCAGCATTAAGAGGGTCCCGGACTATTACCATTACTGTCCCAACATTAAGAGCGTCCCGGACTATTAACATTACTGTCCCAGCATTAAGAGGGTCCCGGACTATTACCATTACTGTCCCAGCATTAAGAGGGTCCCGGACTATTACCATTACTGTCCCAGCATTAAGAGGGTCCCGGACTATTACCATTACTGTCCCAGCATTAAGAGGGTCCCGGACTATTACCATTACTGTCCAGCAAATTAAGAGGGTTCCCTGCTATTACATTACTGTCCCAGCAATTA GAGGGTCTCGGACTATTACCATTACTGTCCCAGCATTAGGAGGGTCCCGGACTATTACCATTACTGTCCCAGCATTAGGAGGGTCCCGGACTATTACCATTACTGTCCCAGCATTAAGAGGGTCCCGCACTATTACCATTACTGTCCCAGCATTAAGAGGGTCCCGGACTATTACCATTACTGTCCCAGCATTAAGAGGGTCCCGGACTATTACCATTACTGTCCCAGCATTAAGAGGGGTCCGCACTATTACCATTACTGTCCCAGCATTAAGAGGGTCCCGGACTATTACCATTACTGTCCCAGCATTAAGAGGGGTCCGCACTATTACCATCCCCTCAACAGAATAG